CCCGGGCGTCCGCTGGATGAACCCCGCGTGGACCTTGGCGACCATGAAGTCGTCATCAACAATCAGGACTTTGATCATCGCTAGACCCTTCCGGCCTTGAGGCGGGCTGTAAAGACTGCCCCGTTGTCATTGGCAAACGTCAGATCGCCACCGCTTCGCCGGCAAACCACCCGGGAAAGGGCCAACCCGAATCCGCGCCCGCCCCCGGGTCCTGGCCCCTTAGTGGTGAAGCCCTGCCTGAAAATCTCCTCGGAGTGGCGTCCGGAGACGCCGGCGCCGGAGTCGCGCACGGTGACGGTGGCGCCGTCGTCCTCTTCCTCCACGAGCACGCGGACAGACGCCTCCGCACGGCCGGCAACGGCGTCGAACGCGTTATCCACCAGGTTTCCGACCACTGTGGCCAGATCCCGGGAAAGTTCATCGTCCACTTTCCCCAGCGCGGACTCCGGGTCAAGCTGCAGGGCCACTCCACGCTCGGCGGCGAGGCTGGATTTCGCTATCAGGAGAGCGGCCAAGGCCGGGTCGTGGATGCGGCTGGTGACGTCGTCGTTGAGCCTGGTCCTGTCCAAAGTTGCGCCATTAACAAACTGGACCACGGAATCGTATTCGCCGATCTGGATCAGCCCCGAGATCACATGCAGCTGGTTCGCGAATTCGTGGGCCTGGGCGCGTAAGGTGTCAGTCGCCGTCCGGGTGGCGCCCAGTTCGCGCTCCAATGAGGACAGTTCGGTCCGGTCCCGCAGTGTTGTTACTGAGCCTATGTCCCGGCCGCGCGAACGGATGGGCACCCGGTTCAGCACCACCATCCGGTCGCCCACCAGCACCAGCCTGTCCGGCCCCGGCTGGTCCCTGGTGAGGACTTCCTTCAGGGCGTGGTCAACCGCCAGAGATCCCACTTTTTTGCCCACGCAGTCAGGCGGCAGCCCCAGAAGTTCCCGGGCACTGTCGTTGGCCACGGTGATGCGTTCGTGCGGATCGAGCGCCACCACACCTTCCTTCAGCCCGTGCAGCATGGCCTCGCGGTTCTCCACGAGTCCGGTGATTTCGCTCGGCTCCATGCCAAGGGTCTGCCGTTTGACCCGCCGTGCCAGCAGGAGTGAACCGGCAACGCCCAGCACACTGGCCACTCCGAGGTACGTGAGGAGGTTGGGTACAGCGTCGCCAAGCCGCTCCAAGGTGGACGGGTAGTTCCGGCTGATGGACGCGATCCCGATCATTTTTCCGGCGTCATTGAGGACGGGGACATGGGCGGAAA
Above is a window of Arthrobacter pascens DNA encoding:
- a CDS encoding sensor histidine kinase, giving the protein MSLAGQYLVLQLLIVLAVLVAVVAISLAQSAAVFERTEGRRALSAAEALGNNPAVRELLPDAEPRLGAALSSVAETVRTVSGSSQVALARLDRTVVATSDPGLLGQPLQLGDSHVLDGRAWTGVVNESGTAYLSAHVPVLNDAGKMIGIASISRNYPSTLERLGDAVPNLLTYLGVASVLGVAGSLLLARRVKRQTLGMEPSEITGLVENREAMLHGLKEGVVALDPHERITVANDSARELLGLPPDCVGKKVGSLAVDHALKEVLTRDQPGPDRLVLVGDRMVVLNRVPIRSRGRDIGSVTTLRDRTELSSLERELGATRTATDTLRAQAHEFANQLHVISGLIQIGEYDSVVQFVNGATLDRTRLNDDVTSRIHDPALAALLIAKSSLAAERGVALQLDPESALGKVDDELSRDLATVVGNLVDNAFDAVAGRAEASVRVLVEEEDDGATVTVRDSGAGVSGRHSEEIFRQGFTTKGPGPGGGRGFGLALSRVVCRRSGGDLTFANDNGAVFTARLKAGRV